In the genome of Sneathia sanguinegens, one region contains:
- a CDS encoding DeoR/GlpR family DNA-binding transcription regulator, translating into MLSKNRQDKILEVLKKQGRASFIELEKILKTSYATIRRDCEVLETMNLITRISKGVEINIVKDDIDIEYREIKNISQKKRIAKRAAQFLKRSSFIFLDSGTTINELIPYLKDKDIVVVTNGTMHLKKLMDNRIETIIIGGRVKKKTRSVVSPEAIKQIKKYRFDSCFMGANAISEELGYMTPNTDEAEIKTTVIACSKKAYVLADKSKLNKISNVCFANFEKCIYIGEDNDIHSNT; encoded by the coding sequence ATGTTATCTAAGAATAGGCAAGATAAGATACTTGAAGTATTGAAAAAACAAGGCAGAGCGAGTTTTATAGAATTAGAAAAAATTTTAAAAACTTCCTATGCTACAATTAGAAGAGATTGTGAAGTTCTTGAAACTATGAATTTAATAACTAGAATTTCTAAGGGTGTGGAAATAAATATAGTGAAAGATGATATAGACATAGAATATCGAGAAATAAAAAATATTTCACAAAAAAAGAGAATTGCTAAAAGGGCAGCACAATTTTTAAAAAGATCTAGCTTTATTTTTCTTGATTCAGGAACCACTATTAATGAATTAATTCCTTATCTTAAAGATAAAGATATAGTAGTTGTTACTAATGGAACTATGCATCTAAAAAAATTGATGGATAATAGAATTGAAACAATAATAATAGGAGGAAGAGTTAAGAAAAAGACAAGATCTGTGGTTAGTCCTGAAGCAATTAAGCAAATAAAAAAATATAGATTTGATAGTTGCTTTATGGGAGCAAATGCTATTAGTGAAGAACTAGGTTATATGACACCAAATACAGATGAGGCTGAAATAAAGACAACAGTTATTGCTTGTTCAAAAAAAGCATATGTTTTGGCAGATAAATCAAAATTAAACAAAATATCAAATGTATGTTTTGCAAATTTTGAAAAATGTATTTATATAGGAGAAGATAATGATATACACAGTAACACTTAA
- the pfkB gene encoding 1-phosphofructokinase, with amino-acid sequence MIYTVTLNPALDYDIYSEKFELKKLNETKKIEFRAGGKGINVSIMLNNLNVETIALGFIGGFTGEYILKSLNKQNIMSDFIEIEDTNRINIKLKVGEKEETEIAGVSPVISKENLEKLKEKISKLREEDILVLAGSIPTCFSEKLYKDLANITKAKVVLDTRGELLLENISNNLLIKPNKKELEEAFNIELKTNEQIYEVCKKFLEKGVENVLVSLGKDGAILVKKNKMLVAKVPKGIMINTIGAGDSTVAGFLTGYTQKLTDVEILRLAVACGSATAYSYGIGKKKMVYELIKNIECEEISYGH; translated from the coding sequence ATGATATACACAGTAACACTTAATCCAGCTTTGGATTATGATATTTATTCGGAAAAATTTGAACTAAAAAAATTAAATGAAACAAAAAAAATTGAATTTAGAGCTGGAGGTAAAGGAATAAATGTTTCAATAATGTTAAATAATTTAAATGTTGAAACTATAGCTTTAGGCTTTATTGGAGGCTTTACAGGAGAATATATTTTAAAAAGTTTAAATAAGCAAAATATAATGAGTGATTTTATTGAAATCGAAGATACAAATAGAATTAATATCAAATTAAAAGTTGGAGAAAAAGAAGAAACTGAAATTGCGGGTGTATCACCAGTGATTTCAAAAGAAAATTTAGAAAAATTAAAAGAAAAAATATCAAAATTAAGAGAAGAAGATATTTTAGTTTTGGCAGGCTCTATACCTACTTGTTTTTCAGAAAAGTTATACAAAGACTTGGCGAATATAACAAAGGCTAAAGTAGTTTTGGATACTAGAGGAGAACTATTATTAGAAAATATATCAAATAATCTTTTAATTAAGCCAAATAAAAAAGAATTAGAAGAAGCTTTTAATATAGAACTTAAGACTAATGAACAAATTTATGAAGTATGTAAAAAGTTTTTAGAAAAGGGAGTAGAAAATGTTTTAGTTTCTTTAGGAAAAGATGGGGCTATTCTTGTTAAGAAAAATAAGATGTTAGTTGCCAAAGTACCTAAGGGAATAATGATAAATACTATAGGAGCAGGGGATTCAACAGTCGCAGGTTTTTTAACAGGATATACTCAAAAACTAACTGATGTAGAAATATTAAGATTAGCAGTAGCCTGTGGTAGTGCAACAGCATATTCTTATGGTATAGGTAAGAAGAAAATGGTATATGAATTAATAAAAAATATAGAATGTGAGGAAATTAGTTATGGACATTAG
- a CDS encoding fructose-specific PTS transporter subunit EIIC — MDIRSLFDKDLFIKELVSSTKEEAICEMVEKLYKNGVVSNKEAFLSEVLERENIAHTAFDTGVATPHAKSKYVKEAKVLVAIKKEGIDFSNGEEKEAKLFFLIAVPENEANLHIDILSKLAGLIEDEKKIEKILETQNYESLLNSLEEKKVVNIKDKKGFVVAVTACPTGIAHTFMARDALIKAANEMGVDIKVETNGTDGRKNEITKEDLEKAKGVILAINKSVDESRFNGYRVIKVGAKEGISNAKKLIQDTLDEKGSIANFKASLQSEGEVKTEGKNIYKHLMNGVSYMLPLVVSGGILIALAFLVDTLTGHGGAGSDFGSVNALAKTLKEIGGAAFGLFVAVLAGYIAFSMGQKSALAAGLVAGSLAVSGGSGFLGALAGGLVAGYIVSKMNNYISKISDKFRGLYLILVIPVVSVLITGLLMIFVLNPIVGVINHAMTNFLNNMNSGSRILFGFIVGAMMAVDMGGPVNKAAYVFGTGTLVASLATGGSSTMAAVMAGGMVPPLAIAFATTIFKNKYTKDERQAGISNYIMGLSFITEGAIPFAASNPLRVIPACIIGSGLAGALTMFFNIKIPAPHGGILVMFLSNHIFLYILCVLIGSIVAALILGILKKNK, encoded by the coding sequence ATGGACATTAGAAGTTTATTTGACAAGGATCTATTTATTAAAGAACTTGTGTCGTCAACAAAGGAAGAAGCTATTTGCGAAATGGTGGAAAAGCTATACAAAAATGGTGTTGTAAGTAATAAGGAAGCTTTTTTATCTGAAGTATTAGAAAGAGAAAATATTGCACATACAGCTTTTGATACTGGTGTTGCTACACCGCATGCTAAAAGTAAATATGTAAAAGAAGCAAAAGTTTTAGTTGCAATAAAAAAAGAAGGAATAGACTTTAGTAATGGTGAAGAAAAAGAAGCTAAATTATTTTTCTTAATTGCTGTTCCTGAAAATGAAGCTAATTTACATATAGACATATTGTCAAAATTAGCAGGTCTTATTGAAGATGAAAAAAAGATAGAAAAAATATTAGAAACACAAAATTATGAAAGCTTATTAAATAGTTTGGAAGAAAAAAAAGTAGTAAATATAAAAGATAAAAAAGGTTTTGTTGTAGCAGTTACAGCTTGTCCTACAGGAATAGCACATACTTTTATGGCAAGAGATGCCTTGATTAAAGCAGCTAATGAAATGGGAGTGGACATAAAGGTTGAAACTAATGGAACTGATGGAAGAAAAAATGAAATAACAAAAGAAGATTTAGAAAAAGCTAAAGGAGTAATATTAGCGATAAATAAATCAGTTGACGAATCAAGATTTAACGGATATAGAGTTATAAAAGTAGGGGCAAAAGAAGGTATAAGTAATGCTAAAAAATTAATACAAGATACACTTGATGAAAAAGGAAGTATTGCTAATTTCAAAGCTAGCCTACAAAGTGAAGGTGAAGTAAAAACTGAAGGTAAGAATATTTATAAGCATTTAATGAATGGTGTTTCATATATGTTACCGTTGGTAGTAAGTGGAGGTATATTAATAGCCTTAGCCTTCTTAGTTGATACATTAACAGGTCATGGTGGAGCAGGATCTGATTTTGGATCAGTTAATGCCTTAGCAAAAACTTTAAAAGAAATAGGTGGAGCAGCATTTGGTTTATTTGTTGCTGTACTAGCAGGGTACATAGCTTTCAGTATGGGACAAAAATCAGCCCTTGCTGCAGGATTAGTAGCAGGTTCATTAGCAGTAAGTGGAGGTTCAGGTTTCCTAGGAGCATTAGCAGGTGGTCTAGTAGCAGGTTATATTGTTTCTAAAATGAATAACTATATTTCTAAAATTTCTGATAAATTTAGAGGTCTATATTTAATATTAGTTATACCTGTTGTAAGTGTATTAATTACAGGTTTATTGATGATTTTTGTTTTAAATCCTATAGTAGGTGTTATTAATCATGCAATGACAAATTTCTTAAATAATATGAATTCAGGTTCAAGAATCTTATTTGGTTTCATAGTTGGTGCTATGATGGCAGTAGATATGGGAGGACCAGTTAATAAGGCAGCATATGTATTTGGAACAGGGACTTTAGTAGCTTCACTTGCTACTGGTGGAAGTTCAACTATGGCTGCAGTAATGGCAGGAGGTATGGTACCACCTTTAGCAATAGCTTTTGCAACAACAATATTTAAGAATAAATATACAAAAGATGAAAGACAAGCAGGTATATCAAACTATATTATGGGTCTATCATTTATTACAGAAGGTGCTATACCTTTTGCAGCAAGTAATCCATTAAGAGTAATACCAGCTTGTATAATAGGTTCAGGTCTTGCTGGAGCTTTAACAATGTTCTTTAATATAAAGATACCGGCACCACATGGAGGAATCTTAGTTATGTTTTTATCAAATCATATTTTCTTATACATCTTATGTGTATTAATTGGAAGTATTGTAGCAGCATTAATATTGGGAATATTGAAAAAAAATAAATAA